A genome region from Lytechinus pictus isolate F3 Inbred chromosome 14, Lp3.0, whole genome shotgun sequence includes the following:
- the LOC129276114 gene encoding development-specific protein LVN1.2-like has protein sequence MVKSVVLVVLAVVVAVNAQKPVCYPPQFMGGLGFTVGQTGPDGRPEGYTLNEYGAWDFAQRRLGLNMDIFYPNGTTYNFRVIQDYTAGTQFTIFEQYRFCAKQKPPTEPENCIPANTSVAFRGFLGAGKDRLDYDLYTMKLTKEETGNLEGDVTFGIIRGKEFNIPLSNTFIGTYFDGETPYAQVSSGGYYNVEIGINDPKRWFEVPDYCPQELTDLTTLPKHIPKWTWIRLPAPRLF, from the exons ATGGTTAAGTCGGTGGTACTCGTCGTCCTCGCCGTAGTCGTAGCGGTCAACGCTCAGAAGCCGGTCTGTTATCCTCCTCAGTTTATGGGTGGGCTAG GATTCACTGTCGGCCAGACTGGTCCCGATGGTAGACCAGAGGGTTATACACTGAATGAGTACGGTGCCTGGGACTTTGCTCAAAGGAGACTTGGTCTCAATATGGATATCTTTTATCCCAATGGAACTACCTACAACTTCCGTGTAATCCAGGACTACACCGCG GGAACGCAGTTTACTATTTTTGAGCAATATCGATTCTGCGCCAAGCAGAAACCACCTACCGAACCCGAAAATTGTATTCCAG CCAACACCAGTGTAGCTTTCCGCGGGTTCCTGGGCGCTGGAAAGGACCGACTCGACTACGATCTTTACACCATGAAGCTAACCAAGGAGGAAACGGGTAATCTCGAGGGGGACGTCACCTTCGGTATCATAAGGGGAAAAGAATTCAACATCCCTCTCTCAAACACCTTCATCGGGACTTACTTCGACGGTGAAACCCCAT atgcTCAAGTGTCAAGTGGAGGTTATTACAATGTCGAGATAGGGATTAATGACCCAAAGAGATGGTTTGAAGTACCCGATTACTGCCCTCAG GAACTGACCGACTTGACCACGCTGCCAAAACACATTCCCAAGTGGACTTGGATTCGTCTTCCTGCACCACGCCTCTTTTAA